TCTTTCAAACATCTCCCTCTGTTCGGCGGTGATTTTATCCTGTCTCTATTTCCCGGGGTTAAAACCCCGGGCTATTATCTGATCACCCCTGACAGGGTTATTCTTCCTGAGATAATTTTTGAAATACATTAATGCTTTAACAACAATCCGGAATGCCTCGAAGCCGTATCCTCAATTTTTTGCCACACCGTTCCAACAAACAAAAATGCCCATCAACCGATGGGCATCACATACGAGTCTACCTGCGCTGAAGCTTTGGAAGACAGGCCGGTCATTCATGGCCGGTTTATCAGACATGGTATCTCTGTTAGTATCCGATAGAAAAATACAGCTCCTAACTAAGATTACCTCAAATTTAGTCACCGCATAATCATAGAGATACCATGTCTTGACTAAAAGAAATAATGAACGGGGCTGACGACCCGTTCTACAATCAACCTACTCGCCAAACATATCCTGATAATCGGCCATGGAGGCTTCAATCACTTTCTCAGCATATTCCCGGTCATATACACGATCTACAAATACATCGGAGTCTTTACCGGGAATTAGTTTGTAGGTACCAAAGTAGTGACGCAAACGCTCAACAATAACTTCAGGCAAATCAGAAACATCTTTCACATCTTTGTAATATCGGTCGTTATCCAAAACAGAGATGATCTTATCATCTGCTTCACCGTTATCAATCATGTGGAGACCGCCAATTACACGGGCAGTTAAAATCACCTCGGCACGGTCAATCGGACGCTCACTTAGTACACAAATATCGAGCGGATCGCCGTCACCTTTGTCGGTATGTTCTGAAAGTCCGCCAATGCGCTCACCACAGTACGTTCTCGGAATAAATCCATAGAGTGATGGCGGCATGGATGAACTGCGCTGCGGGCGATCCACACGCATGTAACCGGTCAGTTTATCAACTTCGTATTTAATTGCATCAAATGATGTTACCTCAATAAAGGCGTTTACAACTTGCGGTGATCCTTCGCCAACTTCCAGGCCGTGCCATGGATGCGGGCGCCATCGATAAAAAGGGTTTGGGAAATTCACTGTATTCTTAATTTTTTTAAACTTTTTGTTTGATTAGCTAACTGAATATCTTTCAATTATTTACTGCATGATTGCATTCAGTTTTTCCAGGTTGTCTTCCAGTCGCAGTGCATTGATAATATCATCTATATCTCCCTTCATAATATCATCAAGGTTGTAAAGCGTCAGATTGATACGGTGATCTGTACATCGTCCCTGTGGGTAATTGTACGTTCTGATTTTCGCACTACGGTCCCCGGTAGAAACCTGGCTTTTTCTATCAGCTGCACGTTCAGACCGGATCTTCTCCATCTCCATATCGTACAGCTTGGTCTTCAGCATAACTAATGCTTTATCTTTGTTTTGATGCTGTGAGCGCTCTTGTTGACACTCAACAACAACACCCGAAGGCTCGTGAGTTAATCGAATCGCCGAGTCGGTTTTATTCACATGCTGCCCTCCCGCTCCACTCGACCGGAAAGTGTCCACTCGGATATCTTTCATATCCAGATTGATTTCAACATCATCATTCACTTCCGGAAGTACAGCAACCGTAGCCGCTGATGTATGAACACGCCCCTGAGACTCCGTTTCCGGAACCCGCTGAACTCGGTGTACGCCACTCTCATACTTCATCTTACCAAATACTTCAGTACCCGAAAGTTCATAAACAATCTCTTTAAATCCACCTTTATCACTTTCCGTAATAGAGAGTAAATTCAGTTTCCATCCCTGAGAATCGGCATACCGCCGGTACATATCAAAAAGATCGCCGGCAAAGATAGCTGCTTCATCGCCACCGGTTCCAGCCCGTATCTCGATGATACAGTTCTTGGAATCGTCCGGATCTTTAGGAATGAGTTTAAACTTGATCGCTTCTTCCAGCTCTTCAAGCTCACGTTTTAACTCTTTATTTTCTTCTCGCGCAATTTCAGTAATCTCGGCATCTTCATTGGCTTCAATCAACTCCGTGTTTCCTTCAAGGAGTTTATTGATCTCCTTCCATCGATCGAAATCCTCAACCAGTTCCTTGAGTTGCGTGTGTTCTTTGGTAAGCTCAGCATATTCAGAGGGGCGATCATAAATTGCAGGATCAGCCATTGCCTGATTAATCTCGTCGTACCGCTCTTTGATCTGCTGTAATTTGTCTTCTAAATCCATTCAAAATCTTGTTTTTAATAGAGCGGAAAGATATTGAATTATGAGCTTTAATCGAACTATTTAATTACAACTAATCATAACTGCCTATGGAAGTTTTAAGCTTTGAAAAAACGGATAAGCGAAAACTCAGATTTATTTTTTGATCTACTTAATGCTGCAGTCTGCATTCCATACCGTGTTTGGCAGAGCAGAAGCTTCTTGAATTGTCATCAGATCACTCTCTGCAATTTCCCCAAGCAGTTCAGTAAAATCGATTTGAACCAAAAAACTGCCGCAAGGACCAAATTCTCCGGCCTCCGGATGTGGCACAAATGTAGTGCCGGTATGAGGTGGCCTAAATGCCGATTCAGCTTGAACTCGTACAAAACCATCCGCAACTCCAATTCCCCGAATTTGCAGGGTATTTGTATTTCCATTGTTCAGCCTGGCCGTGACAAACGTACCTCTTTCCATTATTCCATTTTCCGGGTTGAGTCGTGCAATCAGGCTTACTCTCGGCCCTCCGCCCTGTCCATAATTTGGCTGGAAAACACCGTTAAATGCATTTTCGGATGATGCTCTCAGTGTGATATAGCTGTTGCTGCTGCTTCCGCCATCCAGAGAAAATACAATCCACGGCCTGCTTTGAGAATCCAGGGTTACGATTTCTGCACGAACATCCACGGTTGAGTTATCATGCTCGATCTCCCATATCAGCTCCCCGTTTGCATCAAATTTCCGGACTACAGGATGAATCAAATTCTCTTCCGTTTCACTATAGCCAACTTCATACACATTGCCATTCACATCCGTTGCCGAGTCTGATGTTGAAAGAGGAATATCTGAAGCAATTGAATCATCCGGCTCCGTTGATGATGTACAGGAATAAAAAAAAGTACTTATAAGGAGTAGTAAAGGTAAATAACGTCTCATAGCAAAAATATAATTTAGGTTCATCACTACTCATTTAACTCCGTTCATATTCTTTGTTTCAAGAAATATTTCTCTCTATGATTTACTACCTTATGCACAAGTAAATTCGAAACTCATCAATTCTACCACACCATGAAACAACCGCTCAGTACACACTTTAAAATCGGATTTTTAGGCGCCGGACAGCTCGCACGGATGTCATCACTCAAAGCTTTTGAGCTGGGAATGCAGATTGCCGTTTTTTCTGATCGCCCTGAAAATGAACCCGTTCAGTTTATGACCCCTTACTCTTTTTCCGGTTCTTTTGATGATGTGGATGCTATGGTTCAATTTGCCAAAACGTGTGATGTGGTTACTCTTGAAAATGAATTTATAGATTCCTCAATTTTAAAGTCTGTACAGGAGAAGTCCGGAACACCCATTTTCCCGTCACCCGACAGTTTTTCCCTGATCGAAAATAAACTGATTGAGAAACAGACGTTTGAGAATGCAGGCATACCTGTCACTCCATATGCGTTGATCAAGTCTGCGGATGACCTGAAAACGTTTGGTGATAAACATGGATGGCCTTACTTGCTTAAATCCTCGAAAGGCGGTTATGACGGTTATGGTAATGAGACCGTGAAAAGTTTAGATCAGGCAAAAGAGGCCTTTAAAAATCTGGGCGGAGACGACAATCGTGATATTATAGCTGAGGCATTTGTCGATTTCACTCATGAACTTGCCGTTCAGGTTGCTCGAAACAAAACAAGACACGTCGTCTATCCATGCTGTGAAACAGTTCAGGAAAATCATATCAATGTTGCTGTAAAATCACCGGCCCAGGTAGATGAAAAAGTCCGCCAAAGAGCTCAACAGCTGGCGATTGCCGCAACAGAAGCAATCAATGGGAAAGGAATTTTCGCCTATGAATTTTTTCTCACTAAAAGTGGGGATTTACTGATGAACGAATCAGCCCCGCGACCACACAATTCGGGACACTATACCATTGAGGGAGCCATTGCCTCACAATTCGAGAATCATGTGCGCGCTGTCTGTGATCTCCCGCTTGGAAGTGCTGAACTTCGAAAACCGGCTGTTGTAATGATCAACCTGCTCGGGAATCATAAACGCAAGGCTGTTGTGGAGAATGCCGATGAAGCAGTTGCCGAGCCCGACGGACACCTTCATTCCTACGGAAAACTTGAAAGCAAACCGGGACGAAAAATGGCACACTATACACTTCTTGGTGAGGATATGGATCAGACTTTTGAACGAGCCAGAAAGCTCACCGCTGGAATTGAAATTTAAACGGTTCACTGAGAGCATCCTAGATTGATGTAATTTGATGGGCATGAAATTACTTCCGTCAGTTAGTAATGAAAATTACCGATTCAACTCGATCAGAATATGAAGCTTTTACTTTTAAATACCGTCTGATTCTATATATTTCAAAAATTGATCAATCAAAATAAACCGCCAAATATGAAAACAATGCTTACCAATTCTCTAACATTTAAAAGTTTTATTCTGATTGCGGGAATATTTTGGCTCGCTTCCGGGTGTGCGAATACCCAACCTGCAGTTCAGGAAACTCAGCAAGAAGATACAACTGAAAAGGTAACCGAAGAAGATTATAAACGTGCAGAGTCTTTACTGGGTCAGCACACCAACTCTTTGGTTTACAACACAACCTCAAACATGAACTGGCAGGATGATGATCGAATCACGTATCGACAAACCGTGCCCGGCGGTGCAGAATTTATGGTTGGGGATCCTTCAACCGGTGAGATAGACAAGGCATTTAATCACGAAGCTCTTGCTCAAACACTTTCCAGTCTAACAGGGAATACAATTGATGCCCTCGACTTGCCTTTCCGTGATTTTAGTTTTTCTGAAAATGGTTCCAAGATCAATTTTACGGCAAACGGGACCATCTTTTCCTGTGATGTTGACGGATTAAACTGCGAATCAACAGAAGATCAAAACCAGTATAATCGATTTACTGAATCGCTCTCTCCCGATGGCTCAAAAGTAGTTTTTATCCGCGATTATAATCTCTGGATGCGGGATCTTGCCTCCGGTAGTGAAACACAACTCACTTTCGACGGGGAAAAAGATTACGGTTATGCAACTAACAACGCAGGATGGACAAAGCGGGATGCTCCGGTACTCATTTGGTCTCCCGACTCCAAACGAATAGCTACGTTCCAACAGGATGCTCGAAATACGAAAGAGATGAACCTGGTATCCACAGCCATTGGCCATGGAGAACTTCAACAGTGGAAATATCCGCTTCCCGGTGATGAGCATATTTTTATGGTAGAACGGGTTGTGATTAACCTGGATGCAGATGAGCCCGAACTCATTCGCTTAGATATGGATCCTGATTATCAGCGATCTACCATTACCGATCATATTGCAGGCCGCGATGGCTCATTGCTGGATGCCGAATGGAGTAGTGACAGCGAATCACTAGCCTTTGTCTCTGTATCTCGCGATCACAAAGAAGCTCATCTTCAAATAGCTGATCCGAACACCGGAGAAGTCACTTCTGTGCTGGATGAAAGACAGGACACCTTTTTTGAATCGGGCATAAACTCTATAAGCTGGAGATATCTGAAGGATTCAGACGAATTTATATGGTGGTCCCAGCGCGATAACTGGGGACATCTCTACCTGTATGACGCAAACAGCGGTAGTCTGAAAAATCAAATTACATCCGGTGACTGGAATGTGCGGGAAATTTCTCACATTGATGAAGAAAATCGTGTGATCTATTTTATCGGCTCAGTTCGAGAAGATGGGGATCCCTATTTCCAATATCTCTACAAAATCAATTTTGATGGCAGTGGACTTTCACTTCTAACTCCCGGTATTGCAAATCACGATGTAGACCTGAATTTTGAAGCCGGGATGTTGGTCGATAAATATTCTACTCCTGATACTCCTCCGGTAACAGTTGTTCGTGATCTCGACGGCAACGAATTGATGGAACTGGCTGAAGCAGATATTACCGAACTGGTAGAGCATGGCTGGAAAGCTCCAACCCCATTTTCTGTAAAAGCCCGTGATGGCGAAACGGACCTTTACGGTTTGATGTATACCCCAACCAATCTGGACGAATCAAAATCCTATCCGGTATTAAACTACCTCTATCCGGGTCCGCAGAGTGGAAGTGTTGGAAGCCGTTCATTCAGGGCGTCCCGTTCTGATAAACAGGCCATGGCAGAACTTGGGTTTATTGTTGTGGAAGTAGACGCTCAGGGTACTCCGGGGCGATCTAAAGAGTTTCACGATTTCTACTACGGCAATATGGGAGATAACGGAGTTCCTGATCAAATCGCAATGATTGAACAGCTCGCAGAACGCCACTCTTATATAGACATCGACAGAGTGGGAATTTATGGTCATTCGGGCGGTGGATTTGCATCAACGAGTGCAATACTAACCTATCCTGACTTTTATAAAGTAGCGGTGTCGGGTGCAGGAAATCACGATAACCGAAACTACACCGATGCCTGGGGCGAAAAATGGCAGGGACTGCTCGAAGAGACCGAAGACGGAACCAATTACGATAATCAATCGAATCCTCTTTTAGCTGAAAATCTGAAAGGAAAGCTACTGATTACCCATGGCACCCTCGACAGTAACGTTCCGCCATATAATACATTGATCGTAGTAGACGCATTAATCGAAGCCAACAAAGACTTTGATATGATCATGCTACCAAATCGTGGCCATGGATATTACAGCGAACCGTTTATGATGAGAAAGCGATGGGATTACTTCGTAAAACATCTCAAGCATACAGATCCACCTAAAGAGTTCGAATTCGGTAATCTTTAAAATTGATTAGATAAATATCTCATGCCGGCAGGATTTTCCTGTCGGCATTTTTTTTTTGAATCAGAACATCACGGATGTCTCATCAGATGAGTCCTGAATAAAGTTCTGTATGCCGTATCATCCCACCCAGATATCCCGTGTAGATCAAATAA
This is a stretch of genomic DNA from Rhodohalobacter barkolensis. It encodes these proteins:
- a CDS encoding inorganic pyrophosphatase, which produces MNFPNPFYRWRPHPWHGLEVGEGSPQVVNAFIEVTSFDAIKYEVDKLTGYMRVDRPQRSSSMPPSLYGFIPRTYCGERIGGLSEHTDKGDGDPLDICVLSERPIDRAEVILTARVIGGLHMIDNGEADDKIISVLDNDRYYKDVKDVSDLPEVIVERLRHYFGTYKLIPGKDSDVFVDRVYDREYAEKVIEASMADYQDMFGE
- the prfA gene encoding peptide chain release factor 1, translated to MDLEDKLQQIKERYDEINQAMADPAIYDRPSEYAELTKEHTQLKELVEDFDRWKEINKLLEGNTELIEANEDAEITEIAREENKELKRELEELEEAIKFKLIPKDPDDSKNCIIEIRAGTGGDEAAIFAGDLFDMYRRYADSQGWKLNLLSITESDKGGFKEIVYELSGTEVFGKMKYESGVHRVQRVPETESQGRVHTSAATVAVLPEVNDDVEINLDMKDIRVDTFRSSGAGGQHVNKTDSAIRLTHEPSGVVVECQQERSQHQNKDKALVMLKTKLYDMEMEKIRSERAADRKSQVSTGDRSAKIRTYNYPQGRCTDHRINLTLYNLDDIMKGDIDDIINALRLEDNLEKLNAIMQ
- a CDS encoding 5-(carboxyamino)imidazole ribonucleotide synthase, with translation MKQPLSTHFKIGFLGAGQLARMSSLKAFELGMQIAVFSDRPENEPVQFMTPYSFSGSFDDVDAMVQFAKTCDVVTLENEFIDSSILKSVQEKSGTPIFPSPDSFSLIENKLIEKQTFENAGIPVTPYALIKSADDLKTFGDKHGWPYLLKSSKGGYDGYGNETVKSLDQAKEAFKNLGGDDNRDIIAEAFVDFTHELAVQVARNKTRHVVYPCCETVQENHINVAVKSPAQVDEKVRQRAQQLAIAATEAINGKGIFAYEFFLTKSGDLLMNESAPRPHNSGHYTIEGAIASQFENHVRAVCDLPLGSAELRKPAVVMINLLGNHKRKAVVENADEAVAEPDGHLHSYGKLESKPGRKMAHYTLLGEDMDQTFERARKLTAGIEI
- a CDS encoding S9 family peptidase, whose amino-acid sequence is MKTMLTNSLTFKSFILIAGIFWLASGCANTQPAVQETQQEDTTEKVTEEDYKRAESLLGQHTNSLVYNTTSNMNWQDDDRITYRQTVPGGAEFMVGDPSTGEIDKAFNHEALAQTLSSLTGNTIDALDLPFRDFSFSENGSKINFTANGTIFSCDVDGLNCESTEDQNQYNRFTESLSPDGSKVVFIRDYNLWMRDLASGSETQLTFDGEKDYGYATNNAGWTKRDAPVLIWSPDSKRIATFQQDARNTKEMNLVSTAIGHGELQQWKYPLPGDEHIFMVERVVINLDADEPELIRLDMDPDYQRSTITDHIAGRDGSLLDAEWSSDSESLAFVSVSRDHKEAHLQIADPNTGEVTSVLDERQDTFFESGINSISWRYLKDSDEFIWWSQRDNWGHLYLYDANSGSLKNQITSGDWNVREISHIDEENRVIYFIGSVREDGDPYFQYLYKINFDGSGLSLLTPGIANHDVDLNFEAGMLVDKYSTPDTPPVTVVRDLDGNELMELAEADITELVEHGWKAPTPFSVKARDGETDLYGLMYTPTNLDESKSYPVLNYLYPGPQSGSVGSRSFRASRSDKQAMAELGFIVVEVDAQGTPGRSKEFHDFYYGNMGDNGVPDQIAMIEQLAERHSYIDIDRVGIYGHSGGGFASTSAILTYPDFYKVAVSGAGNHDNRNYTDAWGEKWQGLLEETEDGTNYDNQSNPLLAENLKGKLLITHGTLDSNVPPYNTLIVVDALIEANKDFDMIMLPNRGHGYYSEPFMMRKRWDYFVKHLKHTDPPKEFEFGNL